One genomic region from Flexibacter flexilis DSM 6793 encodes:
- the hutH gene encoding histidine ammonia-lyase, which produces MHHIDLEHLSFQQLDTLWRDASLQLHLPEAVAARIQHCRDYLDQKVQDTAHPVYGINTGFGSLYKHSIAPADLQTLQTNLVKSHACGMGAEVPQDVVRLMLVLKIQSLAYGNSGVQVVTVQRLIDFYNHHITPVVYQQGSLGASGDLAPLAHLSLPLLGLGEVYHNGQKRPAADVLAEKGWQPIAFQAKEGLALLNGTQFMAAYGAWCILKAQRIVQYADQIAAISLEAFDGRPEPFDARIHAIRPHAGQVAVAAHFRELLQGSELISRPKTHVQDPYSFRCVPQVHGASRDALTYVQNVFLTEINSVTDNPNVFPDDDVILSGGNFHGQPLALAFDLLGIALAELGNISERRVYQLISGLRGLPDFLVANAGLQSGLMIPQYTAASIVSQNKQLCSPASVDSIVSSNGQEDHVSMGANAATKTYRIVENVERLFAVELLTASQAMAFRAPAKTSPVLEDLLARYRQHVPFIETDRILHDDLQISVAFVQAL; this is translated from the coding sequence ATGCACCATATTGACTTAGAACATCTTAGTTTTCAACAACTTGACACCCTTTGGCGCGATGCTTCCCTTCAGCTACATTTGCCTGAGGCGGTGGCTGCCCGAATCCAGCATTGCCGCGATTATTTAGACCAGAAAGTACAAGATACTGCTCACCCCGTGTACGGTATCAATACGGGTTTTGGGTCGCTGTACAAACACAGTATTGCGCCTGCCGACTTACAGACGCTTCAAACTAACCTCGTCAAATCGCACGCTTGCGGCATGGGCGCAGAAGTGCCCCAAGACGTTGTACGCCTGATGCTTGTACTCAAAATTCAGTCGTTGGCTTACGGCAATTCGGGGGTACAAGTGGTTACGGTACAGCGACTTATTGATTTTTACAATCATCACATTACGCCTGTGGTGTATCAGCAAGGTTCTTTGGGTGCGTCGGGCGATTTAGCTCCGCTGGCGCATTTGTCTTTGCCGCTTTTGGGTTTGGGGGAAGTGTATCACAATGGCCAAAAACGCCCTGCCGCCGACGTGTTGGCCGAAAAAGGTTGGCAACCAATTGCATTTCAGGCAAAAGAAGGCTTGGCCTTGCTCAATGGTACGCAATTTATGGCGGCTTATGGTGCTTGGTGTATCCTGAAGGCGCAACGCATCGTGCAGTACGCCGACCAAATTGCCGCGATTTCGTTGGAGGCTTTCGATGGTCGCCCAGAGCCATTTGATGCCCGAATCCATGCCATACGTCCACATGCGGGACAGGTGGCCGTAGCGGCGCATTTTCGGGAGTTGTTGCAAGGCAGCGAGCTAATTAGCCGCCCCAAAACGCACGTACAAGACCCGTATTCGTTCAGATGCGTGCCGCAAGTACATGGCGCGTCCAGAGATGCGCTGACGTACGTGCAAAATGTTTTTTTGACAGAAATAAATTCCGTAACAGATAACCCGAACGTTTTCCCCGACGACGACGTGATTTTGTCGGGCGGTAATTTTCATGGGCAGCCGCTGGCTTTGGCTTTCGATTTGTTGGGAATCGCTTTGGCCGAATTGGGGAATATCTCCGAACGTCGTGTGTATCAATTGATTTCGGGTTTGCGCGGCTTGCCTGATTTCTTGGTAGCGAATGCGGGTTTGCAATCTGGCCTAATGATTCCGCAATATACCGCCGCTTCCATTGTGAGCCAAAACAAACAATTGTGTTCGCCTGCTTCGGTGGATTCGATTGTTTCCTCCAACGGGCAAGAAGACCACGTAAGTATGGGCGCAAATGCCGCTACCAAAACCTACCGCATCGTGGAAAATGTAGAACGTTTGTTTGCGGTGGAATTGCTCACGGCTTCGCAAGCCATGGCTTTCCGTGCTCCTGCCAAAACTTCGCCAGTGTTGGAAGATTTGCTCGCACGCTATCGCCAGCACGTGCCATTCATCGAAACAGACCGCATTTTGCACGACGATTTACAAATTTCGGTGGCTTTCGTGCAAGCACTTTAA
- the hemB gene encoding porphobilinogen synthase codes for MELNIRRPRRNRQSAAIRGLVEETNLQVSDFILPVFLIEGKNKAVEVASMPGVYRHSADRLLDEIGYCLDLGITTFDVFPALSEDIKDRYATEGSNPDGVYLQTLQRIKEKYPEACLMTDLAMDPYSSDGHDGFVENGQIVNDISVEILGKMAVAQARAGADIIGPSDMMDGRVGYIRQLLDAEGFTNVAIMSYTAKYASAFYGPFRDALDSAPRFGDKKTYQMNPANSREALVEAELDYAEGADMLMVKPALAYLDIIKLLNDNYNIPIAAYNVSGEYAMIKAAAQRGWLDNDRAMFESVLSIKRAGAKIILTYFAKELAVLLKSR; via the coding sequence ATGGAACTTAACATTCGCCGTCCACGTCGGAATCGCCAATCGGCGGCTATACGTGGTCTCGTGGAAGAAACTAATCTGCAAGTAAGCGACTTTATTCTCCCCGTTTTTTTGATTGAAGGAAAAAATAAAGCCGTAGAAGTGGCCTCAATGCCAGGTGTTTACCGCCATTCTGCCGACCGACTTTTGGACGAAATTGGCTACTGCTTGGATTTGGGAATTACGACTTTCGACGTGTTTCCAGCCCTTTCCGAAGACATCAAAGACCGTTACGCCACCGAAGGCAGCAACCCCGATGGTGTATATTTGCAGACGCTGCAACGCATCAAAGAAAAATATCCAGAGGCTTGCCTGATGACGGATTTGGCAATGGATCCGTACAGCTCGGACGGGCACGATGGTTTTGTAGAAAATGGCCAAATCGTCAATGATATTTCCGTAGAGATTTTGGGTAAAATGGCCGTGGCGCAAGCCCGCGCGGGTGCGGACATTATCGGCCCTTCGGACATGATGGACGGACGCGTCGGCTATATTCGTCAGTTGCTTGATGCCGAAGGCTTTACCAACGTGGCCATTATGTCGTACACGGCCAAATATGCCAGTGCTTTTTATGGTCCGTTCCGTGATGCGCTGGATTCTGCGCCGCGTTTTGGGGATAAAAAAACCTACCAAATGAATCCCGCCAACTCGCGCGAGGCACTCGTAGAAGCGGAGTTGGATTATGCGGAAGGCGCGGATATGCTGATGGTAAAACCTGCGTTAGCGTATCTGGACATTATTAAACTGTTGAATGATAATTATAATATTCCGATTGCGGCCTATAATGTGAGTGGCGAATATGCCATGATCAAAGCCGCCGCCCAACGTGGTTGGCTCGACAATGACCGCGCCATGTTTGAGTCGGTTTTGAGTATCAAACGCGCAGGCGCAAAGATTATCCTTACTTATTTTGCCAAAGAATTGGCCGTATTACTCAAAAGCCGATAA
- a CDS encoding M48 family metallopeptidase, which produces MKDQISKQLLVSGIEIELLRKNVKTIRLMVRAPRGQVRVTAPMRTPEAVVMNFIESKIAWIRKHQERFAQRQSLVNYEFVSGEKHLIWGREVELKILNNQPVNAAILREDGLYLCFKKQNSTPDDRALLLKHFYQKQAAQILPDMAAKWQKIIGVKVESFQFKQMKTKWGTCNTRTHRIWLNLELIKLPPVGLEYVLVHELVHLLEASHNARFYALMTQFMPDWKTHQNMLRNYSIREE; this is translated from the coding sequence ATGAAAGACCAGATATCTAAGCAGTTACTTGTAAGTGGAATCGAAATAGAGTTGTTGCGCAAAAACGTAAAAACCATTCGCCTGATGGTGCGCGCACCTCGCGGGCAAGTGCGTGTTACTGCTCCGATGCGTACGCCCGAAGCCGTTGTAATGAATTTTATCGAAAGTAAAATAGCATGGATACGCAAACACCAAGAACGTTTTGCGCAACGCCAATCGTTAGTGAATTATGAATTTGTTTCGGGTGAAAAGCATTTGATTTGGGGTAGGGAAGTGGAGCTAAAAATCTTGAATAATCAGCCCGTCAACGCCGCCATTTTGCGCGAAGACGGCTTGTATTTGTGTTTTAAGAAACAAAATAGCACCCCCGACGACCGCGCTTTGTTGCTCAAGCATTTTTATCAAAAGCAAGCCGCGCAAATCTTGCCCGACATGGCCGCCAAATGGCAAAAAATAATTGGTGTAAAGGTAGAATCTTTCCAATTCAAGCAAATGAAGACCAAATGGGGCACTTGCAATACGCGCACGCACCGTATTTGGCTCAACTTAGAGCTTATCAAACTGCCGCCTGTGGGTTTGGAATACGTGTTGGTACACGAGTTGGTGCATTTGCTGGAGGCTTCGCACAATGCCAGATTCTATGCCCTGATGACGCAGTTTATGCCCGACTGGAAAACCCACCAAAATATGTTGCGCAACTATTCTATCCGAGAAGAATAG
- a CDS encoding acyl-CoA carboxylase subunit beta codes for MIENATEVTSPMDVLKKKNAEALLGGGQKRIDAQHKKGKLSARERIDLLLDEGTFEEIGKFVMHRCKDFGLDKEYYLGDGVVTGYGTVNGRLVYVFSQDFTVFGGALSETHAEKIVKIMDLAMKNGAPVIGLNDSGGARIQEGVVSLAGYADIFYKNTLASGVIPQISAIMGPCAGGAVYSPAITDFIMMVENTSYMFVTGPNVVKTVTHEDVTSEELGGASTHSSKSGVTHFSCANEVECINYIKQLLSYVPQNCEETAPQLPYESPANGEARPELNKIIPENPNMPYDMRDVIEHIIDENSFFEVHKNFADNIVVGFARLGGRSIGIVANQPAVLAGVLDINASTKAARFVRFCDSFNVPLLVLEDVPGFLPGTDQEWNGIISNGAKLLYAFCEATVPRITVITRKAYGGAYDVMNSKHIGADMNYAWPTAEIAVMGAKGAAEIIFKREIAEAADPEAKLQEKVDEYTRKFANPYRAAHRGYVDEVIEPSETRQKLMRAFKMLENKAATLPRKKHGNIPL; via the coding sequence ATGATAGAGAACGCAACAGAAGTAACAAGCCCAATGGATGTTCTGAAAAAAAAGAACGCCGAGGCGTTACTTGGCGGCGGCCAAAAACGTATTGATGCACAACACAAAAAAGGTAAACTTTCGGCACGTGAGCGCATCGACCTTTTGCTTGATGAAGGTACTTTTGAAGAGATAGGTAAATTTGTAATGCACCGTTGCAAAGATTTTGGTCTTGACAAAGAATATTATTTGGGCGATGGTGTAGTAACTGGTTACGGTACAGTAAATGGCCGTTTGGTATATGTTTTCTCTCAAGATTTTACGGTATTCGGTGGCGCGTTGTCCGAAACGCACGCTGAGAAAATCGTGAAAATCATGGATTTGGCCATGAAAAATGGTGCGCCAGTAATCGGCCTCAACGATTCGGGCGGAGCACGTATCCAAGAAGGTGTGGTTTCGTTGGCGGGTTATGCCGATATTTTCTACAAAAACACATTGGCTTCGGGCGTAATTCCTCAAATCTCGGCGATTATGGGGCCATGCGCAGGCGGTGCGGTATATTCGCCAGCCATCACGGACTTTATTATGATGGTAGAAAATACCTCGTATATGTTCGTAACAGGGCCAAACGTAGTGAAAACCGTAACGCATGAAGATGTAACTTCTGAAGAGTTGGGCGGTGCTTCTACGCACAGCAGCAAAAGCGGTGTTACGCATTTTTCTTGCGCTAACGAAGTAGAATGTATCAATTACATCAAACAATTGTTGAGCTATGTGCCGCAAAACTGCGAAGAAACAGCCCCTCAATTGCCATACGAGTCGCCAGCTAATGGCGAGGCTCGTCCAGAATTGAACAAAATTATTCCTGAAAACCCCAATATGCCTTACGATATGCGCGACGTGATTGAGCATATCATCGACGAAAATTCGTTCTTTGAGGTGCACAAAAACTTTGCGGATAACATCGTAGTTGGTTTTGCGCGTTTGGGTGGCCGTAGCATTGGTATTGTAGCCAACCAACCTGCTGTTTTGGCGGGTGTGTTGGACATCAACGCCAGCACGAAAGCGGCACGTTTTGTGCGTTTCTGCGATAGTTTTAATGTGCCTTTGTTGGTGTTGGAAGACGTGCCAGGTTTCTTGCCAGGTACAGACCAAGAATGGAACGGTATTATCAGCAACGGCGCGAAACTTTTGTATGCGTTCTGCGAAGCTACCGTACCACGTATCACCGTTATCACACGCAAAGCCTACGGCGGAGCTTACGACGTGATGAACTCTAAGCACATCGGCGCAGACATGAACTACGCTTGGCCAACTGCTGAAATCGCGGTAATGGGTGCAAAAGGTGCTGCGGAAATCATTTTCAAACGCGAAATTGCGGAAGCGGCTGACCCTGAAGCGAAATTGCAAGAGAAAGTGGACGAATACACACGCAAGTTTGCGAACCCGTATCGTGCGGCGCACAGAGGCTACGTGGACGAGGTAATCGAGCCTTCGGAAACACGCCAAAAATTGATGCGTGCCTTCAAGATGTTGGAAAACAAAGCGGCTACGCTTCCACGCAAAAAACACGGCAATATTCCTTTGTAA
- a CDS encoding O-acetylhomoserine aminocarboxypropyltransferase/cysteine synthase family protein, translating to MSATFRFETLQLHAGQEADPTTGSRAVPIYQTTSYVFKNAEHGANLFALKEFGNIYTRIMNPTTDVFEKRIAALEGGVAAVATSSGQAAQFLALNNILQAGDNFVSTSFLYGGTYNQFKVAFKRLGIEARFAEGDKAASFEKLIDQNTKALYLETIGNPEFNIPDFEAIAAVANKYDLPLIVDNTFGAGGYLFQPLKHGAHVVVASATKWIGGHGTSIGGVIVDGGNFNWGNGKYPQFTEPAEGYHGLKFWDVFGTEGPFGNIAFAIRARVEGLRDFGPAISPFNSFLLLQGLETLSLRVQRHVDNALALAQWLEKHEDVESVNYPGLESSKYNALAKKYLTNGYGGVLSFVIKGGREQAENFVNNLKLVSHLANVGDAKSLIIHPASTTHQQLSDEEQINAGVNPGLLRVSAGIEHIDDIKADFAQAFAAIAVTA from the coding sequence ATGTCAGCAACATTCAGATTCGAAACGCTCCAATTGCACGCAGGCCAAGAAGCCGACCCAACTACAGGTTCTCGCGCTGTGCCTATTTATCAAACTACTTCGTATGTGTTCAAAAATGCGGAACACGGTGCTAATTTGTTCGCACTCAAAGAGTTTGGCAATATTTATACGCGTATCATGAACCCGACAACTGATGTGTTTGAAAAGCGCATCGCGGCGTTGGAAGGTGGCGTGGCGGCTGTGGCAACGTCTTCGGGACAAGCGGCGCAGTTTTTGGCTCTGAATAACATTTTGCAGGCTGGCGACAACTTCGTAAGTACATCGTTTTTGTATGGCGGCACTTACAACCAATTCAAAGTAGCCTTCAAGCGTTTGGGCATTGAGGCGCGTTTTGCCGAAGGCGACAAAGCAGCCTCTTTTGAAAAACTCATTGACCAAAATACAAAAGCCTTGTATTTGGAAACTATTGGTAATCCTGAATTTAATATTCCTGATTTTGAGGCAATTGCAGCCGTAGCCAACAAATATGATTTGCCGCTTATCGTGGACAATACGTTTGGCGCAGGCGGCTATTTGTTCCAACCGCTCAAACATGGTGCGCACGTGGTCGTGGCTTCGGCTACCAAATGGATTGGCGGGCATGGAACAAGCATCGGCGGCGTAATCGTGGACGGTGGCAATTTCAACTGGGGCAATGGCAAATATCCGCAATTCACGGAGCCAGCCGAAGGTTATCACGGCCTTAAATTCTGGGACGTGTTCGGCACAGAAGGTCCATTCGGTAACATCGCGTTTGCGATTCGTGCACGTGTAGAAGGTTTGCGCGATTTTGGCCCAGCCATTAGCCCATTCAACTCGTTTTTGCTTTTGCAAGGCCTTGAAACCCTCTCACTTAGAGTACAACGCCACGTGGACAATGCCTTAGCTTTGGCGCAATGGCTCGAAAAACACGAAGACGTAGAATCGGTGAATTACCCAGGTTTGGAAAGCAGCAAATACAATGCTTTAGCTAAAAAATATTTGACAAACGGATACGGCGGCGTACTTTCTTTTGTGATAAAAGGTGGCCGCGAACAAGCCGAAAATTTCGTGAACAATCTCAAATTGGTAAGCCACTTGGCCAATGTGGGCGATGCAAAATCACTCATCATTCACCCAGCTTCTACCACCCACCAACAACTTTCGGACGAAGAGCAAATCAACGCAGGTGTAAACCCTGGTTTGTTGCGCGTGTCGGCGGGAATTGAGCATATAGACGACATCAAAGCAGACTTTGCACAGGCTTTCGCAGCGATTGCCGTAACTGCTTAA
- the metX gene encoding homoserine O-acetyltransferase MetX, producing the protein MNSRQEYTSREPFALDLGGELPEITIAFHTYGQLNEAADNVIWVCHALTGNSDAADWWDGLIGAGKLFDPEQHFIVCANVLGSCYGSTQPLSVNPQSGKPYFHSFPVLSIRDMAQAHELLRKHLNIKKINTLIGGSLGGQQALEWAIINPNIFSKVVVTATNAVHSAWGIAFNEAQRLAIEADATWQTDSPEAGLAGLKAARATAMLSYRNYSSYQKNQTDEDAESAIQNGFKAASYQRYQAEKLVARFNAYSYYRLSQAMDLHDVGRGRGGVEVALGQIRAHTLVIGIKSDVLFPPSEQKQIARHIAQGHYVEIDSAYGHDGFLIENEKITVCVREFEREFVAPHLLEKQWVA; encoded by the coding sequence ATGAATAGCAGGCAAGAATATACCTCTCGCGAGCCATTCGCTTTAGACTTGGGCGGCGAGCTGCCCGAAATAACGATAGCTTTTCACACCTACGGCCAACTCAACGAAGCTGCCGACAACGTGATTTGGGTCTGCCACGCCCTTACGGGCAACTCCGATGCCGCCGACTGGTGGGACGGACTCATTGGCGCAGGTAAACTGTTTGACCCAGAGCAACATTTTATCGTTTGTGCGAATGTCTTGGGTTCGTGTTATGGTTCTACGCAGCCGCTTTCTGTCAATCCACAATCGGGCAAGCCTTATTTTCATTCGTTCCCAGTGCTAAGCATCAGGGACATGGCGCAGGCGCACGAGCTTTTGCGTAAGCATTTGAATATCAAAAAAATAAATACGCTAATTGGTGGCTCTTTGGGCGGCCAACAGGCCTTAGAATGGGCGATTATTAACCCCAATATTTTCTCAAAAGTAGTCGTAACGGCGACTAATGCGGTGCATTCGGCTTGGGGCATTGCCTTTAACGAAGCACAGCGATTGGCCATCGAAGCGGATGCCACTTGGCAAACCGACAGCCCCGAAGCGGGTTTGGCTGGCCTGAAAGCAGCACGCGCAACCGCGATGCTTTCGTACAGAAATTACAGTTCGTATCAGAAAAACCAAACCGACGAAGATGCCGAATCAGCGATTCAAAACGGATTTAAAGCTGCTTCGTATCAGCGTTATCAGGCCGAAAAATTGGTGGCGCGTTTCAATGCTTATAGCTATTACAGACTCTCGCAAGCAATGGATTTGCACGACGTAGGGCGCGGACGTGGCGGCGTGGAAGTAGCTCTGGGACAAATTCGGGCGCATACGCTGGTGATTGGTATCAAATCCGATGTTCTTTTTCCTCCAAGCGAACAAAAACAAATTGCCCGCCACATTGCGCAAGGGCATTATGTGGAAATAGATTCGGCTTACGGACACGATGGTTTTTTGATTGAAAATGAAAAAATAACCGTTTGTGTGCGCGAGTTCGAACGGGAATTTGTAGCACCCCATTTACTTGAAAAACAGTGGGTTGCTTAA
- the secDF gene encoding protein translocase subunit SecDF — translation MRNKSILLTLTAIVSLLCLYYLSFTFVARGIESDAVSFATSTDGKVDLRKKQAYLDSMWTQPVFLGHTYKQVKNNEVKLGLDLQGGMHVTMEVSAADVVRVLGNNNQSAAFQKALAEATAANRATNQPYIDAFVAAFQKEAAGVKLATIFANKNNRDKITFQSSDEDVKKYLSTELENTIEQSFKILRARIDEFGVTQPNIQQLQGTNRIQVELPGVDNPERVRKLLQSVAKLEFYEVWEGNEFNQYFVQINELLVKEEEAKKSGVSAAPLALDTKSDAAATTDTTAAASSDSAKKDTNDLAQQLEGKKASNDTAKKAAGADSLNTKQSSVLERLFSAGGKYGVFGALVKDTSKVNQLFARADVQALLPSDMKFLWASKPIGADNEPVLQLFAIKKSRGGKAPLEGDVIVDARQDFGQTGEPEVTMRMNATGANKWKRLTGANVGRRIAIVLDNLVYSAPVVQNEIPGGSSSINGSFTIEEAKDLANTLKAGKMPVPTRIVEEAVVGPTLGQESINKGLLSIFAGFATIILFMLAYYSNSGVAANLAVLLNVFLILGFLVPVHGVLTLPGIAGIVLTIGMAVDANVLINERVKDELRTGLSLSEAVSQGYKAASVSIWDANLTTLISGFVLLFFGSGPIKGFATTLIIGIGTSLFTSIYITRIITESWLARNPNFSFSTGFSKDLFKGTNFDFVGKRKLAYIGSTIFIGLGIASMAIRGFNYGVDFKGGWTYTVEFAQPLGTTEIRDVLTAPLQAAPEVKTYGGSNKVQITTTYLIDDQNEDAADKVQTALRSGLDKLPNAKYEVLSSSKVGPTVANDIKRAAYIAVIISMLGIFAYIWARFKKWEYATGTIVAVVHDTLFIMSVYSLFKDILPFSLEIDQNFVAAILTIVGYSVNDTVVIFDRVREFFRESDIEEDTATVVNKALNDTFSRTVITATTVLLVVLILLVFGGETIRGLSFALMLGVITGTYSTIYLAIPFVVDAKKGKRGQGEE, via the coding sequence ATGCGTAACAAGAGTATCTTATTGACGCTGACGGCGATCGTGTCGTTATTGTGTCTGTATTATCTGTCGTTTACGTTTGTGGCACGTGGTATTGAAAGCGACGCGGTTTCTTTCGCCACCAGCACAGACGGAAAAGTAGATTTGCGCAAAAAGCAAGCCTACCTCGATTCGATGTGGACACAACCTGTGTTTTTGGGTCACACCTACAAACAAGTAAAAAACAATGAAGTAAAGTTGGGTCTTGACTTACAAGGCGGTATGCACGTAACCATGGAAGTTTCGGCTGCCGACGTAGTACGTGTATTGGGCAACAACAACCAATCAGCAGCTTTCCAAAAGGCTTTGGCTGAGGCAACTGCTGCCAATCGTGCCACTAACCAACCTTACATTGACGCTTTCGTGGCAGCTTTCCAAAAAGAAGCGGCTGGCGTGAAATTGGCTACTATTTTCGCCAACAAAAACAACCGTGACAAAATTACTTTCCAATCTTCGGACGAAGACGTGAAGAAATATTTGAGCACAGAACTTGAAAACACCATCGAACAATCTTTCAAAATCTTGCGTGCACGTATTGATGAGTTCGGTGTAACACAACCAAACATTCAACAATTGCAAGGTACAAACCGCATTCAGGTAGAACTTCCAGGTGTAGATAACCCTGAGCGTGTGCGTAAATTGTTGCAAAGCGTTGCTAAATTAGAATTTTATGAAGTATGGGAAGGCAATGAGTTTAACCAATACTTTGTTCAAATCAACGAACTATTAGTAAAAGAAGAAGAAGCTAAAAAATCAGGCGTTTCGGCTGCTCCTTTGGCTTTAGATACAAAATCTGATGCTGCCGCTACAACTGACACAACGGCTGCCGCTTCTTCAGATTCTGCTAAAAAAGATACCAACGATTTGGCTCAACAATTAGAAGGTAAAAAAGCCTCTAACGATACTGCTAAAAAAGCTGCTGGTGCTGATTCACTTAACACGAAGCAAAGCTCTGTATTGGAGCGTTTGTTCAGTGCTGGTGGCAAATACGGGGTGTTTGGTGCTTTGGTAAAAGACACAAGCAAAGTAAATCAATTGTTTGCACGTGCAGACGTACAAGCATTGTTGCCTTCGGACATGAAATTCCTTTGGGCTTCTAAACCAATCGGTGCAGACAATGAGCCTGTTCTTCAACTTTTCGCTATTAAGAAAAGCCGTGGCGGCAAAGCTCCTTTGGAAGGTGACGTAATCGTGGACGCGCGTCAAGATTTCGGTCAGACTGGCGAACCAGAAGTAACAATGCGTATGAACGCTACTGGTGCGAACAAATGGAAACGCCTAACTGGTGCTAACGTTGGCCGTCGTATCGCTATCGTGTTGGATAACTTGGTGTATTCTGCTCCAGTAGTTCAAAACGAAATCCCTGGCGGTAGCTCTTCTATCAATGGTAGCTTTACTATCGAAGAAGCAAAAGACTTAGCAAACACGCTGAAAGCTGGTAAAATGCCAGTTCCGACACGCATCGTAGAAGAAGCCGTAGTAGGGCCGACACTTGGTCAGGAATCTATCAACAAAGGTTTGCTTTCGATTTTTGCAGGTTTTGCCACTATCATTTTGTTCATGTTGGCTTATTACAGCAACTCTGGTGTTGCGGCTAACTTGGCTGTATTGCTCAACGTTTTCTTGATTTTGGGATTCTTGGTACCTGTTCATGGCGTACTTACGCTTCCAGGTATTGCGGGTATCGTGCTTACAATCGGTATGGCCGTAGATGCGAACGTACTGATTAACGAACGCGTAAAAGACGAACTTCGCACAGGTTTGTCTCTTTCGGAAGCGGTTTCGCAAGGTTACAAAGCGGCTTCGGTTTCGATTTGGGACGCCAACCTTACAACTTTGATTTCTGGTTTCGTATTGTTATTCTTTGGTAGTGGTCCAATAAAAGGCTTTGCTACAACGCTTATCATTGGTATTGGTACGTCGTTGTTCACCTCTATTTACATTACACGTATCATCACAGAATCTTGGTTGGCGCGTAACCCTAACTTCTCGTTTAGCACAGGATTCTCTAAAGATTTGTTCAAAGGAACAAACTTTGATTTTGTAGGTAAACGTAAATTGGCTTACATCGGCTCAACTATTTTCATTGGTTTGGGTATTGCTTCGATGGCGATTCGTGGCTTCAACTACGGTGTAGATTTCAAAGGCGGTTGGACTTATACAGTAGAATTTGCACAACCTTTGGGCACTACAGAAATCCGTGATGTGCTTACAGCTCCTTTGCAAGCAGCACCAGAAGTAAAAACTTATGGTGGCAGCAACAAAGTGCAAATCACAACTACCTATTTGATTGACGACCAAAACGAAGATGCCGCAGACAAAGTTCAGACTGCGCTTCGTTCAGGTTTGGACAAATTGCCAAATGCTAAATACGAAGTATTGAGTAGCTCAAAAGTAGGCCCTACGGTTGCCAACGACATCAAACGCGCTGCTTACATCGCTGTAATTATCTCAATGTTAGGTATTTTTGCTTACATCTGGGCACGTTTCAAGAAATGGGAATATGCAACAGGTACGATTGTGGCAGTTGTACACGATACTTTGTTTATTATGTCGGTTTACTCTTTGTTCAAAGACATTCTTCCATTCTCATTGGAAATTGACCAAAACTTCGTAGCGGCCATCTTGACAATCGTAGGTTATTCGGTAAACGATACGGTGGTAATTTTCGACCGTGTACGCGAGTTCTTCCGCGAAAGCGACATCGAAGAAGATACGGCTACGGTTGTAAACAAAGCCTTGAACGATACATTCTCACGTACCGTAATCACTGCAACAACCGTGTTGTTGGTGGTGCTTATCCTCTTGGTATTCGGTGGCGAGACGATTCGCGGCCTATCGTTTGCCTTGATGTTAGGTGTAATTACGGGTACATATTCTACTATCTACTTGGCTATTCCATTCGTAGTTGATGCCAAAAAAGGTAAAAGAGGACAAGGCGAAGAATAA